From a single Bos indicus isolate NIAB-ARS_2022 breed Sahiwal x Tharparkar chromosome 11, NIAB-ARS_B.indTharparkar_mat_pri_1.0, whole genome shotgun sequence genomic region:
- the FOSL2 gene encoding fos-related antigen 2 isoform X2, giving the protein MPGSGSAFIPTINAITTSQDLQWMVQPTVITSMSSPYPRSHPYSPLPGLASVPGHMALPRPGVIKTIGTTVGRRRRDEQLSPEEEEKRRIRRERNKLAAAKCRNRRRELTEKLQAETEELEEEKSGLQKEIAELQKEKEKLEFMLVAHGPVCKISPEERRSPPASGLQALRGGASGGVGAVVVKQEPLEEDSPSSSSAGLDKAQRSVIKPISIAGGFYGEEPLHTPIVVTSTPAITPGTSNLVFTYPSVLEQESPASPSESCSKAHRRSSSSGDQSSDSLNSPTLLAL; this is encoded by the exons ATGCCTGGCTCAGGCAGCGCCTTCATCCCTACCATCAACGCCATCACGACCAGCCAGGATCTGCAGTGGATGGTGCAGCCCACGGTGATCACTTCCATGTCCAGCCCATACCCCCGCTCGCACCCCTACAGCCCCCTGCCAGGCCTGGCCTCTGTCCCCGGGCACATGGCCCTCCCGAGACCCGGTGTGATCAAGACCATTGGCACCACGGTGGGCCGCAGGAGGAGAGATGAGCAG CTGTCCCCTGAAGAGGAGGAGAAGCGTCGAATTCGGAGGGAGAGGAACAAGCTGGCTGCGGCCAAGTGCCGGAACCGCCGCCGGGAGCTGACGGAGAAGCTGCAGGCG gagactgaggagctggaggaggagaagTCGGGCCTGCAGAAGGAGATCGCCGAactgcagaaagagaaagagaagctggAGTTCATGCTGGTGGCCCATGGGCCCGTGTGCAAGATCAGCCCCGAGGAACGCCGGTCCCCGCCGGCCTCTGGGCTGCAGGCCCTGCGCGGCGGGGCCAGTGGAGGGGTCGGTGCCGTGGTGGTGAAACAGgagcccctggaagaggacagcCCCTCGTCCTCATCGGCGGGGCTGGACAAGGCCCAGCGCTCCGTGATCAAGCCCATCAGCATTGCTGGGGGCTTCTATGGCGAGGAGCCCCTGCACACCCCCATCGTGGTGACCTCCACTCCTGCCATCACTCCGGGCACCTCGAACCTCGTCTTCACCTACCCCAGTGTGCTGGAGCAGGAGTCGCCGGCATCGCCTTCTGAGTCCTGCTCCAAGGCTCACCGCAGAAGCAGTAGCAGTGGGGACCAGTCATCAGACTCCTTGAACTCCCCTACTCTGCTGGCTCTGTAA